In Phreatobacter oligotrophus, one DNA window encodes the following:
- a CDS encoding electron transfer flavoprotein subunit beta/FixA family protein: MKILVPVKRVVDYNVKIRVKPDGSGVELANVKMSMNPFDEIAVEEAIRLKEKGAATEIVVVSIGPQGAAETIRTALAMGADRGIHVKTDATVEPLAVAKILRGVVGEEAPGLVILGKQAIDDDSNQTGQMLAALLGWPQGTFASKVEVAGDAVAVTREVDGGLQTVKLKTPAIVTTDLRLNEPRYASLPNIMKAKKKPIDEKAPETYGVDVAPRLKVLKTAEPEGRKAGVKVASVAELVAKLKNEAGVL, from the coding sequence ATGAAGATTCTGGTGCCCGTGAAGCGGGTGGTGGACTACAACGTCAAGATCCGCGTGAAGCCCGACGGCTCCGGGGTCGAACTCGCCAACGTGAAGATGTCGATGAACCCCTTCGACGAGATCGCCGTCGAGGAGGCCATCCGTCTGAAGGAGAAGGGCGCCGCGACCGAGATCGTCGTCGTCTCCATCGGCCCGCAGGGCGCCGCCGAGACCATCCGCACCGCGCTCGCCATGGGCGCCGACCGCGGCATCCACGTGAAGACCGACGCCACCGTCGAGCCGCTCGCCGTCGCCAAGATCCTCAGGGGCGTGGTCGGTGAGGAGGCCCCGGGCCTCGTCATCCTCGGCAAGCAGGCGATCGACGACGACAGCAACCAGACCGGCCAGATGCTGGCCGCTCTCCTCGGCTGGCCGCAGGGCACCTTCGCCTCCAAGGTCGAGGTCGCCGGCGATGCCGTCGCCGTGACCCGCGAGGTCGATGGCGGCCTGCAGACGGTGAAGCTGAAGACGCCCGCCATCGTCACGACGGACCTGCGCCTCAACGAGCCGCGCTATGCCTCGCTGCCGAACATCATGAAGGCGAAGAAGAAGCCGATCGACGAGAAGGCGCCCGAGACCTACGGCGTCGACGTCGCACCGCGGCTGAAGGTGCTGAAGACCGCCGAGCCGGAGGGCCGCAAGGCCGGTGTCAAGGTGGCCTCGGTCGCCGAACTCGTCGCCAAGCTCAAGAACGAAGCCGGGGTGCTCTGA
- a CDS encoding acetyl-CoA carboxylase carboxyltransferase subunit alpha, whose product MRSYLDFEKPIAELESKVEELREVAARDGGVSITEEVTRLEQKADQALKDLYAGLTPWQKTLVARHPGRPHTLDYIAQLLEDFTPLAGDRVFGEDEAIVGGFGRFRGQSVCFMGHERGDTTETRIRHNFGMARPEGYRKAVRLMETAERFGIPVISLVDTAGAYPGIGAEERGQAEAIARSTDCGLRLSVPNVSIVIGEGGSGGAIAIATANKVMMLEHAIYSVISPEGAASILWRDTSKAQEAATNMKITAQDLMRFGVIDQIIQEPVGGAHRQPDVAITRVGDAIEQALGALAGQSPEDIRRLRREKFLAIGRSL is encoded by the coding sequence ATGCGCAGCTACCTCGATTTTGAAAAGCCGATCGCCGAACTCGAATCCAAGGTCGAGGAGCTGCGCGAAGTCGCGGCCCGTGACGGCGGCGTCTCGATCACCGAAGAGGTGACGCGGCTCGAGCAGAAGGCCGATCAGGCGCTGAAGGATCTCTATGCCGGGCTCACCCCCTGGCAGAAGACGCTGGTCGCCCGCCATCCCGGCCGCCCGCACACGCTCGACTACATCGCCCAGCTGCTCGAGGACTTCACCCCGCTCGCTGGCGACCGCGTCTTCGGCGAGGACGAGGCCATTGTCGGCGGCTTCGGCCGGTTCCGCGGCCAGAGCGTCTGCTTCATGGGCCATGAGCGCGGCGACACCACCGAAACCCGCATCCGGCACAATTTCGGCATGGCGCGCCCGGAGGGCTACCGCAAGGCGGTGCGCCTGATGGAGACCGCCGAGCGCTTCGGCATTCCCGTCATCTCGCTGGTCGACACGGCCGGCGCCTATCCGGGAATCGGCGCCGAGGAGCGTGGCCAGGCCGAGGCCATCGCGCGCTCCACCGATTGCGGCCTGCGCCTGTCGGTGCCGAACGTCTCCATCGTCATCGGCGAGGGCGGCTCGGGCGGCGCCATCGCGATTGCCACCGCCAACAAGGTGATGATGCTGGAGCACGCCATCTACAGCGTCATCTCGCCGGAGGGCGCCGCCTCGATCCTTTGGCGCGACACGTCGAAGGCGCAGGAAGCGGCCACCAACATGAAGATCACCGCCCAGGACCTGATGCGGTTCGGCGTGATCGACCAGATCATCCAGGAGCCGGTGGGCGGCGCCCATCGCCAGCCCGATGTCGCCATCACCCGCGTCGGCGACGCCATCGAGCAGGCGCTCGGTGCCCTGGCCGGCCAGTCGCCCGAGGACATCCGCCGCCTGCGCCGCGAGAAATTCCTCGCCATCGGCCGGTCCCTCTGA
- the xth gene encoding exodeoxyribonuclease III, with amino-acid sequence MTLTIATWNINSVRLRIETVARFVAEHQPDVLCLQETKCIDGQFPLADVKRMGYEHTAIHGQKGYHGVAVFSRFALKDVDRKAFCDKNDARHIAVTLAEGPGAGTRIHNFYVPAGGDEPDPAINEKFAHKLGFLDEMEAWDALRVGGGASKTVLVGDLNIAPLEHDVWSSKQLTKVVSHTPLERRRLTEVATNGGWVDMMRALTPEPQKLYTWWSYRSPDWDAADKGRRLDHVWLSPALAPAMRQVKVLREARGWDRPSDHVPVVATLAL; translated from the coding sequence ATGACGCTGACCATCGCCACCTGGAACATCAATTCCGTGCGCCTGCGCATCGAGACGGTCGCGCGCTTCGTCGCCGAGCACCAGCCGGACGTGCTGTGCCTGCAGGAGACCAAGTGCATCGACGGCCAGTTCCCGCTCGCTGACGTCAAGCGCATGGGCTACGAGCACACAGCCATCCATGGCCAGAAGGGCTATCACGGCGTCGCCGTCTTCTCGCGCTTCGCCCTCAAGGACGTCGATCGCAAGGCCTTCTGCGACAAGAACGATGCCCGCCATATCGCCGTGACGCTGGCGGAGGGCCCCGGCGCCGGCACCCGCATCCACAATTTCTACGTCCCCGCCGGCGGCGACGAACCGGATCCGGCGATCAACGAGAAATTCGCCCACAAGCTCGGCTTCCTCGACGAGATGGAGGCGTGGGACGCCCTGCGCGTCGGCGGCGGTGCTTCGAAGACCGTCCTCGTCGGCGACCTCAACATCGCCCCCCTCGAACACGACGTCTGGAGCTCGAAGCAGCTCACCAAGGTTGTCTCGCACACGCCGCTGGAGCGCCGCCGCCTCACCGAGGTCGCGACCAACGGCGGGTGGGTCGACATGATGCGCGCGCTCACCCCCGAGCCGCAGAAGCTCTACACCTGGTGGAGCTACCGCTCGCCCGACTGGGACGCCGCCGACAAGGGCCGCCGCCTCGACCATGTCTGGCTGAGCCCGGCCCTTGCCCCCGCCATGCGGCAGGTGAAGGTGCTGCGCGAGGCCCGCGGCTGGGACCGCCCGTCGGACCATGTCCCGGTGGTGGCCACGCTGGCGTTGTGA
- a CDS encoding BrnA antitoxin family protein, which translates to MTAKPTKTGSDVRFDGLVDLPAAPPLSSATKGLDDAEVERRAASDPDAGAIPADFWDGVDVVEPEGTVQITLRLPKRVVGHFKATGKGYQSRISAVLSSYVDAARKRGSR; encoded by the coding sequence GTGACAGCAAAACCTACCAAGACCGGGTCGGACGTCCGGTTTGACGGTCTGGTCGACCTCCCGGCCGCTCCGCCGCTGTCGTCGGCGACCAAAGGCCTCGATGACGCCGAGGTCGAACGGCGGGCAGCCAGTGACCCGGATGCCGGGGCGATCCCCGCTGACTTCTGGGACGGCGTCGACGTGGTGGAGCCGGAGGGCACGGTCCAGATCACCCTGCGGCTGCCGAAGCGCGTGGTCGGACACTTCAAGGCGACCGGCAAAGGCTATCAGAGCCGCATCAGCGCTGTGCTCTCCAGCTACGTCGATGCCGCCCGAAAGCGCGGAAGCCGCTAG
- a CDS encoding site-specific tyrosine recombinase XerD, translating into MAGEVDLFLDMMAAERGAARNTLEAYRRDLDDYAGFLGSQGAGPKSATTAVIRDYLADCRSRGLQTASVARRLSAVRQFHRFLYGEGISKDDPAAVLEGPKRGRPLPKTLGMQEVEKLLAVSREGIDDPERPVGDRLRAARLACLLELLYATGLRVSELIALPVAAARRDQRFLVVRGKGNKERIVPLNEAAKEAMVAYLALREAAGLGPSKWLFPSSGESGHLTRQHVGRELKAIAGAAGLPAAKVSPHVLRHAFASHLLQNGADLRAVQQLLGHADIATTQIYTHVLDERLKSLVRDLHPLSGED; encoded by the coding sequence ATGGCCGGCGAGGTCGACCTCTTCCTCGACATGATGGCCGCCGAGCGCGGCGCCGCCCGCAACACGCTCGAGGCCTATCGCCGGGACCTCGATGATTATGCCGGGTTCCTCGGCTCGCAGGGCGCCGGCCCGAAGTCCGCCACCACCGCCGTCATCCGCGACTATCTCGCCGACTGCCGGTCGCGCGGGCTGCAGACCGCATCGGTCGCTAGGCGCCTTTCGGCGGTGCGGCAGTTCCACCGCTTCCTCTATGGCGAGGGCATCAGCAAGGACGACCCGGCGGCGGTGCTGGAGGGTCCGAAGCGCGGCCGCCCCCTGCCGAAGACGCTGGGGATGCAGGAGGTGGAAAAGCTCCTCGCCGTCTCCCGCGAGGGAATCGACGATCCGGAGCGGCCCGTCGGCGACCGTTTGCGGGCAGCGCGGCTCGCCTGCCTGCTCGAACTCCTCTACGCCACGGGTCTGCGCGTCTCCGAGCTCATTGCGCTTCCCGTCGCTGCCGCCCGCCGCGACCAGCGCTTCCTCGTGGTGCGCGGCAAGGGCAACAAGGAGCGCATCGTCCCGCTGAACGAGGCGGCGAAGGAGGCCATGGTCGCCTATCTGGCGTTGCGGGAGGCAGCCGGGCTCGGCCCCTCCAAATGGCTGTTCCCATCGTCGGGCGAGAGCGGGCACCTCACCCGCCAGCATGTCGGGCGCGAACTGAAGGCGATTGCGGGGGCCGCGGGCCTGCCGGCCGCCAAGGTCTCCCCGCATGTCCTGCGCCACGCCTTCGCCAGCCATCTCCTCCAGAACGGCGCGGACCTGAGGGCCGTGCAACAGCTTCTCGGCCATGCCGACATTGCGACGACACAGATCTACACCCATGTGCTGGACGAGCGGCTGAAGAGCCTCGTGCGCGACCTTCATCCGCTCTCGGGGGAGGACTAG
- a CDS encoding BrnT family toxin, with amino-acid sequence MGFQWDEAKSRSNEAKHGVSFLQAAQIFRGPILKAPDVRRDYGEPRWLALGAFDGIVLRVVFTERGGDIRIISAWRASSRDSKTYQDRVGRPV; translated from the coding sequence ATGGGCTTTCAGTGGGACGAGGCCAAGAGCAGGTCCAACGAGGCCAAGCACGGCGTCTCGTTTCTTCAGGCAGCCCAGATTTTCCGGGGACCCATCCTCAAGGCACCGGATGTTCGCCGTGACTATGGCGAGCCGCGCTGGCTCGCCCTCGGTGCTTTCGACGGGATCGTCCTTCGCGTCGTGTTCACCGAGCGCGGCGGCGACATCCGCATCATCTCGGCCTGGAGGGCCAGCAGTCGTGACAGCAAAACCTACCAAGACCGGGTCGGACGTCCGGTTTGA
- a CDS encoding 3-hydroxybutyryl-CoA dehydrogenase: MDIRKIGVIGAGQMGNGIAHVAALAGIDVALHDISEDRIKSGLATINGNMSRQLSKNLISEEERQKALMRIEAAPQLAHLGDCDLVIEAATENEQVKVKIFQSVCPVVKPDAILATNTSSISITRLASTTDRPERFIGIHFMNPVPVMQLVELIRGIATEDETFEAARTLCTKLGKTVAVAEDFPAFIVNRILLPMINEAIYTLYEGVGSVEAIDTAMRLGANHPMGPLQLADFIGLDTCLSVMQVLYEGLADSKYRPCPLLVKYVEAGWLGRKSQRGFYDYRGERPVPTR; the protein is encoded by the coding sequence ATGGACATTCGCAAGATCGGCGTGATCGGCGCCGGGCAGATGGGCAACGGCATCGCGCATGTGGCGGCTCTCGCCGGCATCGACGTGGCCCTGCACGACATCTCCGAAGACCGCATCAAGTCGGGCCTGGCCACCATCAACGGCAATATGAGCCGTCAACTGTCGAAGAACCTCATCAGCGAGGAGGAGCGGCAGAAGGCGCTGATGCGCATCGAGGCGGCGCCGCAGCTGGCCCATCTCGGCGATTGCGACCTTGTCATCGAGGCCGCCACCGAGAACGAGCAGGTCAAGGTCAAGATCTTCCAGTCGGTCTGCCCGGTGGTGAAGCCGGATGCGATCCTGGCGACCAACACCTCGTCGATCTCCATCACCCGCCTCGCCTCGACGACGGACCGGCCCGAGCGCTTCATCGGCATCCATTTCATGAATCCGGTGCCGGTCATGCAGCTCGTCGAGCTGATCCGCGGCATCGCGACCGAGGACGAGACCTTCGAGGCCGCCCGCACGCTCTGCACCAAGCTCGGCAAGACGGTGGCCGTGGCCGAGGACTTCCCGGCCTTCATCGTCAACCGCATCCTGCTGCCGATGATCAACGAGGCGATCTATACGCTCTATGAGGGCGTCGGCTCGGTCGAGGCCATCGACACCGCCATGCGGCTGGGCGCCAACCACCCGATGGGCCCGCTGCAGCTCGCCGACTTCATCGGCCTCGACACCTGCCTGTCGGTCATGCAGGTGCTCTACGAAGGCCTCGCCGACTCCAAGTATCGCCCCTGCCCGCTGCTGGTGAAATATGTCGAGGCCGGCTGGCTCGGCCGCAAATCGCAGCGCGGTTTCTACGACTATCGCGGCGAGCGCCCCGTTCCGACCCGTTGA
- a CDS encoding GGDEF domain-containing protein — protein sequence MPPFLSRFPLLLGADVCEARQKQELMDEFFDHRPFLVASIVMAIVIVQVCLSGQTPTALMAAGLLACALLVRIGTAEAYRRYGRGGDERRWLRIFAAMCVAIAMLWGSTGAVLYNAADANMRLAVLAIGCVLIQAVTLRTYMAPGPTLAQVLILIAFHLPVFVADGLTVLVPICLLYGGFQAYCILQLGQVRLRQMHAERDALRLLDELQRTNVELTRANLRLAQSALSDPLTGIGNRRRFEEALGALAAAAGRDGSALSLLMIDVDGFKRFNDAHGHVAGDEALRLVAGVLETTAGRQGHVVARYGGEEFVVLMARSGLDEAVALAEAIRAAVGVPGTMPLTVSIGAATSAPSDPPAVLVERADAALYAAKRAGRDRVVAADADADKALRRA from the coding sequence ATGCCGCCCTTCCTGTCCCGCTTTCCTCTGCTGCTCGGCGCCGACGTCTGCGAGGCGCGGCAGAAGCAGGAATTGATGGACGAGTTCTTCGACCATCGCCCGTTCCTGGTCGCCTCCATCGTCATGGCGATTGTGATCGTGCAGGTCTGCCTGTCGGGGCAGACCCCGACGGCCCTGATGGCCGCAGGCCTGCTCGCCTGTGCCCTCCTGGTCAGGATCGGGACCGCCGAGGCCTACCGGCGTTACGGACGCGGCGGGGATGAGCGGCGGTGGCTCCGCATCTTCGCTGCCATGTGCGTGGCCATCGCCATGCTCTGGGGGAGCACCGGCGCGGTGCTCTACAATGCCGCCGACGCCAACATGCGGCTGGCCGTCCTCGCCATCGGCTGCGTGCTGATCCAGGCGGTGACGCTCCGGACCTACATGGCGCCGGGGCCGACTCTCGCCCAGGTCCTCATCCTCATCGCCTTCCACCTGCCGGTGTTCGTGGCGGACGGGCTGACGGTCCTGGTCCCGATCTGCCTGCTCTATGGCGGGTTCCAGGCCTATTGCATCCTCCAGCTCGGGCAGGTGAGGCTCCGGCAGATGCATGCCGAGCGCGATGCGCTGCGTCTCCTCGACGAGTTGCAGCGCACCAACGTGGAGCTGACCCGGGCCAATCTGCGGCTCGCCCAGTCCGCCCTCAGTGACCCGCTCACCGGCATCGGCAATCGCCGTCGCTTCGAGGAGGCGCTTGGGGCGCTGGCGGCCGCCGCCGGGCGCGACGGATCGGCCCTGTCGCTGCTCATGATCGACGTCGACGGGTTCAAGCGCTTCAACGACGCCCACGGCCACGTGGCGGGTGACGAGGCGCTGCGCCTGGTGGCCGGCGTGCTGGAGACCACCGCCGGCCGGCAGGGGCACGTGGTCGCGCGCTATGGCGGTGAGGAATTCGTGGTGCTCATGGCCCGCAGCGGCCTCGACGAGGCCGTGGCGCTGGCGGAGGCCATCCGCGCCGCCGTCGGTGTCCCGGGAACCATGCCGCTGACCGTCAGCATCGGTGCGGCCACCAGCGCGCCGTCGGATCCGCCGGCTGTCCTGGTGGAGCGGGCTGACGCCGCGCTCTACGCGGCAAAGCGGGCCGGCCGCGACCGCGTCGTGGCGGCCGATGCCGATGCGGACAAGGCGCTGCGCCGCGCCTGA
- a CDS encoding histidine kinase, whose translation MPTLFRFVTILLVLAGLGFSGMLALAYLVEPEPREMSQQVPPARLQPRR comes from the coding sequence ATGCCGACGCTGTTCCGTTTCGTCACCATCCTGCTCGTTCTCGCCGGGCTTGGCTTTTCCGGCATGCTGGCGCTCGCCTATCTGGTCGAGCCCGAGCCGCGGGAGATGAGCCAGCAGGTGCCGCCCGCGCGCCTCCAGCCGCGCCGCTGA
- a CDS encoding electron transfer flavoprotein subunit alpha/FixB family protein, with amino-acid sequence MATLLLAEHDNASLKDPTLKALTAAVALGAPVTVLVAGTGCGPAAEAASKLAGVAKVLVADNAAYANLLAEPTAALIVSIAGGYDAIVAPSTANGKNVMPRVAALLDVMQISDITKVLAPDTFERPIYAGNALQTVQSTDAKKVITVRTASFQAAGTGGSAPVEAVAAVADPGVSTFVGEEIVKSDRPELGAAKIIISGGRALGSKEAFAKVIEPVADKLGAAMGASRAAVDAGYAPNDWQVGQTGKVVAPELYIAVGISGAIQHLAGMKDSKVIVAINKDEEAPIFQVADYGLVGDLFTLLPELEKELGK; translated from the coding sequence ATGGCCACGCTCCTTCTCGCCGAACACGACAACGCCTCGCTGAAGGACCCGACGCTGAAGGCGCTGACCGCCGCCGTCGCCCTCGGCGCGCCGGTCACCGTCCTCGTTGCCGGCACGGGCTGCGGCCCGGCCGCCGAGGCAGCCTCCAAGCTCGCCGGCGTCGCCAAGGTGCTGGTCGCCGACAATGCGGCCTATGCGAACCTGCTGGCCGAGCCGACCGCCGCCCTGATCGTCTCGATCGCCGGCGGCTATGACGCGATCGTCGCGCCCTCCACGGCCAACGGCAAGAACGTCATGCCGCGCGTCGCGGCCCTGCTCGACGTGATGCAGATCTCCGACATCACCAAGGTGCTCGCGCCCGACACGTTCGAGCGGCCGATCTATGCCGGCAACGCGCTGCAGACCGTGCAGTCGACCGACGCCAAGAAGGTCATCACCGTCCGCACCGCCTCCTTCCAGGCGGCGGGCACGGGCGGCTCGGCCCCGGTCGAGGCGGTTGCCGCCGTGGCCGATCCGGGCGTCTCGACCTTCGTCGGCGAGGAGATCGTCAAGTCCGACCGTCCCGAGCTCGGCGCGGCGAAGATCATCATCTCCGGCGGCCGCGCGCTCGGCTCCAAGGAGGCCTTCGCCAAGGTCATCGAGCCCGTCGCCGACAAGCTCGGCGCCGCCATGGGCGCCTCGCGCGCCGCGGTGGATGCCGGCTACGCGCCGAACGACTGGCAGGTCGGCCAGACCGGCAAGGTCGTCGCCCCCGAGCTCTACATCGCCGTGGGCATCTCGGGCGCCATCCAGCACCTCGCCGGCATGAAGGACTCCAAGGTCATCGTCGCCATCAACAAGGACGAGGAGGCGCCGATCTTCCAGGTCGCCGACTATGGCCTGGTGGGTGACCTCTTCACGCTGCTCCCCGAGCTCGAGAAAGAGCTCGGCAAGTAA
- a CDS encoding alpha/beta hydrolase family protein, whose amino-acid sequence MRRRLLLVLAWLLAIAPAIAQEARPEGGEGARHREQVWRIPHVSDEGRVLAAILFRPPGETPRPLVVMAHHTSAEAQRNGEPSHGVYPQAVSWFVERGYAVAVVHRRGYGLTGGERAERFACRRPNHAGVARADAADLATAIDALTRLAFIRPTGVVAVGQSTGGWAVTGLAAENHPAVAAVINFGGGRRGRSGETGETCALEELVRDIVPLGRRARTPALWIYTENDQTFGPALVRRLADAYRAGGAPLEFRMLPAFGSDGHALLPSSAGVPVWAPVVEPFILRFR is encoded by the coding sequence ATGAGGCGGCGCCTTCTCCTCGTCCTCGCCTGGCTGCTGGCCATTGCTCCGGCCATCGCGCAGGAGGCGCGGCCGGAGGGAGGCGAGGGCGCGCGCCACCGCGAGCAGGTCTGGCGCATCCCGCATGTCTCCGACGAGGGCCGTGTCCTGGCGGCCATCCTGTTCCGTCCGCCCGGCGAGACGCCGCGCCCGCTCGTGGTCATGGCCCATCACACCTCCGCCGAGGCACAGCGCAACGGCGAGCCCTCCCATGGCGTCTATCCGCAGGCGGTGTCGTGGTTCGTCGAACGCGGCTATGCGGTCGCTGTGGTCCACCGCCGGGGCTACGGCCTGACCGGCGGCGAGCGGGCGGAGCGCTTCGCCTGCCGGCGGCCGAACCATGCCGGGGTCGCGCGGGCCGATGCAGCCGACCTTGCGACGGCCATCGATGCGCTGACGCGCCTTGCCTTCATCCGTCCCACGGGGGTGGTGGCGGTCGGCCAGTCGACCGGGGGCTGGGCGGTGACGGGCCTTGCCGCCGAGAACCATCCGGCGGTCGCGGCGGTGATCAATTTCGGTGGCGGGCGCCGCGGCCGGTCCGGCGAGACAGGCGAGACCTGTGCGCTCGAGGAGCTGGTCCGCGACATCGTGCCCCTTGGACGGCGTGCCCGCACGCCGGCGCTCTGGATCTACACGGAGAACGACCAGACCTTCGGCCCGGCGCTGGTGCGCAGGCTGGCCGACGCCTATCGGGCCGGTGGCGCGCCGCTGGAGTTCCGCATGCTGCCGGCCTTCGGATCGGATGGCCACGCGCTGCTGCCGAGTTCGGCCGGCGTGCCCGTCTGGGCTCCGGTGGTGGAGCCCTTCATCCTGCGGTTTCGCTGA